One genomic window of Bactrocera dorsalis isolate Fly_Bdor chromosome 4, ASM2337382v1, whole genome shotgun sequence includes the following:
- the LOC105225204 gene encoding uncharacterized protein LOC105225204 has translation MPCSAVTLSIATISAIIATALLAIAFSTDNWLYYDVKRSNIQMFAAKHTDADDLFNSMTNKYFYYPRTRGLFRVCFPKERPPLNAVPTYLSPIETHCSNLDYFPQIDDEKTSNEDANSRLHLARSCIALFVIGFVTIFCAFWTGLSGCWKRSSGAITATSILLLASCLLSAGAMGLWHTVEFFEKEKVVGEDYYQQWNTVLRDNTKITYDWSYLTAWAGIGACLLAAILLSAAAICLRNEREKEEQLNLQYLMPVYSQKQPPYPPYASYPQPQIYPGPYYHGSQYGPYNY, from the exons ATGCCGTGCTCAGCAGTTACGCTTTCTATCGCAACAATATCTGCAATAATTGCAACGGCTTTATTAGCAATCGCCTTTTCTACAGATAACTGGTTATACTATGACGTTAAAAGAAGTAATATCCAG ATGTTTGCTGCAAAACATACTGATGCCGATGATCTTTTCAATAGCATgaccaataaatatttttattaccctCGAACAAGAGGTTTATTCCGAGTATGCTTCCCGAAGGAAAGACCACCACTGAATGCGG TACCTACATACTTGTCACCAATAGAAACACATTGCTCTAACTTAGACTATTTTCCTCAAATCGATGATGAGAAGACTTCGAACGAAGATGCGAATTCCAGACTACACTTAGCGCGGTCTTGTATAGCTTTATTTGTTATCGG cttTGTCACAATTTTCTGCGCTTTTTGGACAGGACTGTCTGGATGTTGGAAGCGATCATCCGGTGCCATAACAGCTACATCAATTCTTTTATTAGCAAGTTGCTTACTATCTGCTGGCGCTATGGGCTTATGGCACActgttgaattttttgaaaaagagaaagttgTTGGAGAAGACTATTACCAACAATGGAATACG GTACTCAGGGATAACACAAAAATTACATACGATTGGTCATATCTCACTGCCTGGGCTGGAATAGGTGCCTGTTTACTAGCGGCAATCTTACTGTCAGCTGCTGCTATTTGCTTACGGAACGAACGTGAGAAAGAAGAACAACTGAACTTACAATATTTAATGCCAG tGTATTCACAGAAGCAACCGCCATATCCACCCTATGCTAGTTACCCACAACCGCAAATTTATCCTGGGCCATATTACCATGGGTCTCAATATGGACCATATAACTACTAA